A single Burkholderiales bacterium DNA region contains:
- a CDS encoding calcium-binding protein, translating to MNSEIQTWYDFVLQQMAAESYLEGSNQYAPEVVRPLLLAGNNRIGFEPRGFTRFTEAQADEFLSKFQIIAQASDNPTAARNGPMYYEGTNIPANTGFSATLIQRKGTNEYTLAIRSTEFRTASDGGDRSRDVFGADLNGIVRSGFALAQLSALEDYYTFLKESSKLPPGSKLDVTGYSLGGHLATVFTEMHANDTDVALNYAYTFNGAGRSTWSANADDPTAIVNYYRAVLADPTVAASVASGLAPSDGRLLDYTSALNAREANRPLDPLSIYSDPRYQWAQDATSLEFGLAPLSPFDRGSSDLRNGAAGMITQLYGQEFPTAATAVANSGVHGPEVGIFVEAQPFLEGIFGSAADFGNAHAIVLIADSLALMRAYQALDPTVTLDTLNKLFSASSNKFAQSSVISGASAKAEDDALENALDALRRLFFGSNVTSTNYKSGASGFGDFNSRNGSYNNISDLINSTNFSAAAGRVQIVDLTSKSAEQLQVAVHDNIAYRYALTELDPFAVIDTQNTGLYARFQAGGLNAGEMDFYDPITAPQGLTSQYLEDRAGFFERKFYITSLNLTSFYEDPTTSDQNSFPNGPDARRQGYQFEAKEFEDRTSKFVASSGENPNSLQHFIFGSTGRDVIDGASREDHLYGGVGNDEIHGDGGNDYLEGDAGNDMLTVGDGNSVLSGGIGRDTYEISGTGTKRLIDSASDLAGDTVLFIGPDGTRKNLAGLFIGTGAQNTWTSPDGATTVTHSSPFTFTDNQTGTQVVVDNFQAGNFGIHLEDAFVDPTTSRDIVGDFASFDIDPSSPGIQTQTDDLGNLITDASQPGPLDDTLNDSAGNDHIISGDGMDVINDFRGGNDQIETGAGNDIVNGGQGNDAIQGGTDADILDGGAGNDQIYADSKIDLATAITQTGRLADPGQGDFLTGGAGDDVLVGGNASDALLGGAGSDILVGGAGDNFLDGDSDFVAADFNWTRTRIFLSGDLTNIFTEINDRTDPNAAGDDVIYGGDGNDDIMGESGNDYLSGDAGNDVIFGGSGNDVILGGTGDDYLQGDGNAPNFPASQDADDYIDGGDGNDIILGEGEDDLLFGGAGNDDLQGNDGNDTLDGGGGNDTLLGGMGEDTIFGGDGNDQIVGDNGSADFSGDADLVDAGAGDDIVDGQGGDDTLLGGDGNDILIGGDGSNVLDGGNGNDQLNGGAGDDQVSGGDGNDVLVGGDGNDLLDAGAGTNILQGGAGDDTYIADLSDTIIDSEGNNHIILAGFNDASELNVTISTDDQGQNELIVSAAGATDSIPGIPGGLHIKGDISDVNFDFQFDDGTVLNKKQFFNTAFTQSLSLSGGPSDDVLEGFGGDDTLNGFANDDTLVGGAGDDTLVGGDGGDNLRGDVGDDTLAGGAGGDTYFFARGDGHDVIADAGMVAISIPDLASSDTIQFAQDIFASDVAFTRRANGDLIIEYGSGDQVTVQGQFNYAANRIERIVFGDGSAVTSDFLNTLAVAPIVGTNLDDTMTGTPSDETLMGLGGNDAYAFGAGTGRDSWVDSGANTIALQVGLGFADVTTSQIGNDLLLTVGSSRDGALIKDYSLGNQEWILRDSSGATQTLAAGMADEAQQNFADNAFNRARNALKAGIVSSYLAQGYQLIDADHLEQDLRFPQLNAFYGGGESTTTSQFQSYPNGVISPLPGSHSVTVNWITSPVSGSHNTANLVSQVIASDSAFISDSVSGTSRVQSIIHGTVDASWQQPYNVFNQYSTINTNQAVHGPPEPGLPEGPVIGFTTGTITQHNFSATVVGQAGAFHSNGSPVSGVFPAQVQATVFAVQETATIGEIDASDSASIIFAGATTLVKAGGGNDTVMGGYFADGGAGDDVITAAKTAYGGAGNDKLFGDDLVTGGDTLIGGAGYNLLVNGREFGVDPSQSNTDLIIGGLDTIPDEDTFRERYYPAVGIEDWQERHAYPGKFYSGSNEIPIFNSLDQAADYFNVVPSKAAAFVHFVEPLPPLPVLPAANDFAVLAPLYALGVIQQDQLNFPEGVKPSDLNLTWGQVTANVSGSDEDRKTAYTTLDIGFGDHIERILIPHADDPIGSTVENFVFSDGTTWNLQQLIALAPPAPSFDPQIIGTDGDDNLVGPRGRNTALDGGAGNDTLIGDTGNDTLSGGDDADTIFGGEGDDTLNGGAGDDMLDGGNGADTYVYNRGDGNDTITDTGGIGGDAFNICYYASIGIFDVEFRRNNGGRYVNNNFDPNMSFATPEEGRDFELQQETAKLESAQELYQFFLEHPDNLNLEFQNPAHMILQDFQELISEKQLLINDLNANYLQRFLLVEPLPTAPGVSATDYAALERFVSSGVIEADTMQFGDDLSPNDVKVRLDPSGSFLNFSWDQSDSVQITLAGDLDLIGTSIERYQFADGTEWNASEAIQHAMQGTAGDDVLFGTAGNDILSGGLGNDTLLGGAGNDTYVFNSGNGVDHIQDSSGDNTILFGEGITPESISLGLGSLLFHVGNQGDAIHIDDFDPNDVFSNPSISNFQFADGTVLSYSDLVAKGFDLSGTAGDDTITGTNVDDRINGLGGNDLLNGGLGNNTYIFDPGFGNDVVTNPSNQGSIQFSNGIAPNNISVSRDGLDLLLTDDSGNEVRVSGWYLDANTSPLQQATFADGTVWDAAMLDDMALQNSQRSGVTLTGGNGKDVLAGGAANDLLYGGKGKDTLLGGEGNDLLDGGAGEDVLKGGKGNDILEGGNGDDILKDKSGNNLFDGGKGDDSLAGGGGNELFIGGKGDDSITTGQGADIIAFNRGDGSDTVNPSHSGDNTLSLGGGIRYQDLALSKNNNDLIVEVGKGETITLRDWYASLKNESVLNLQVITDAMTKYDPNSTNPLLNTRVNDFDFTALVNQFDHARSTNPNLDHWRMMNSLLDAHLAGSDSEALGGDLAYQYGKNGSLTGIGLTAARDVLNAPQFGTQPQTPRPLDTLKEGTVKLS from the coding sequence ATGAATTCAGAAATTCAAACGTGGTATGACTTTGTTCTTCAGCAAATGGCTGCAGAAAGCTATTTGGAAGGGTCGAATCAATATGCACCTGAAGTAGTCAGGCCACTGCTCCTCGCAGGAAACAATCGCATTGGGTTTGAACCGAGAGGCTTTACGCGCTTTACTGAAGCCCAAGCCGACGAATTTCTGAGCAAATTTCAGATTATCGCTCAAGCCTCGGACAATCCGACGGCGGCGCGGAATGGCCCAATGTACTACGAGGGCACGAACATTCCTGCCAACACGGGGTTCTCCGCGACCCTGATTCAAAGGAAAGGAACAAACGAATACACATTGGCGATCCGCTCTACCGAGTTTCGCACTGCGAGCGATGGCGGCGACCGCAGCCGCGATGTGTTTGGGGCTGACCTCAACGGCATTGTGAGGAGCGGCTTTGCATTGGCGCAGCTCTCCGCACTTGAAGACTATTACACATTCCTGAAGGAAAGTAGCAAGCTGCCACCAGGCTCGAAACTCGACGTTACCGGTTACTCATTGGGCGGACATTTAGCTACGGTGTTTACCGAGATGCATGCCAATGATACGGACGTTGCCCTAAATTACGCCTACACGTTCAATGGCGCCGGCCGCAGCACTTGGAGCGCCAATGCAGATGACCCTACCGCAATCGTTAATTATTACCGGGCAGTTTTGGCGGACCCAACCGTGGCGGCGAGTGTTGCGTCTGGGCTTGCTCCATCGGACGGTCGATTGCTGGACTACACTTCGGCTCTCAATGCGCGGGAAGCAAACAGACCTCTTGATCCGCTGAGCATTTACAGCGACCCGCGCTACCAGTGGGCGCAGGATGCCACCAGCTTGGAGTTCGGGCTTGCGCCGCTAAGTCCATTTGATCGGGGCAGCTCGGATTTGCGCAATGGCGCAGCGGGAATGATTACCCAACTTTACGGCCAGGAATTTCCGACCGCGGCAACCGCCGTGGCTAACTCGGGCGTACACGGACCGGAAGTCGGTATATTCGTCGAAGCGCAGCCGTTCCTGGAGGGTATATTCGGTTCCGCTGCGGACTTCGGCAATGCGCACGCGATCGTGCTCATCGCCGATTCGCTTGCGCTCATGCGCGCGTATCAAGCGCTTGATCCGACGGTTACGCTTGATACATTGAATAAGCTTTTTTCGGCGTCGTCCAACAAATTTGCGCAAAGCTCTGTCATCAGCGGCGCCAGCGCCAAAGCCGAGGACGATGCGCTGGAAAATGCATTAGATGCGCTGCGGCGATTGTTCTTTGGGTCTAACGTTACGTCTACCAATTATAAGTCTGGAGCTAGTGGATTCGGCGACTTTAATTCCCGCAATGGCTCTTACAATAATATTTCAGACCTAATTAACAGTACAAACTTCAGCGCCGCAGCAGGCCGGGTGCAGATCGTCGATCTGACTTCGAAATCTGCAGAGCAGTTGCAGGTTGCGGTACATGACAATATCGCCTACCGATATGCGCTCACCGAGCTGGATCCATTTGCGGTCATTGACACTCAGAATACCGGGCTCTATGCGCGGTTCCAAGCAGGCGGTTTGAATGCGGGAGAAATGGACTTTTACGATCCCATCACCGCACCACAAGGCCTTACGTCACAGTATTTGGAAGATCGCGCCGGGTTTTTTGAACGCAAATTTTATATCACGTCACTTAATCTAACCTCGTTCTACGAGGACCCAACCACGTCCGATCAGAATTCATTTCCGAACGGTCCCGACGCGCGTAGGCAGGGATATCAGTTCGAGGCGAAAGAATTTGAGGATCGTACTTCTAAGTTTGTGGCGTCGAGCGGGGAGAATCCAAATTCCCTTCAGCATTTTATTTTTGGCAGCACAGGCAGGGACGTAATTGACGGCGCAAGCCGCGAGGATCATTTATATGGCGGTGTGGGCAATGATGAAATTCACGGCGACGGAGGCAACGATTATCTGGAAGGCGATGCTGGCAACGATATGCTCACAGTGGGAGATGGAAACAGCGTCTTGAGTGGAGGCATTGGCAGAGACACCTACGAAATATCCGGCACCGGCACGAAGCGTTTGATCGATTCGGCCTCGGATCTGGCGGGGGATACTGTTTTGTTCATCGGACCGGACGGCACGCGAAAAAACCTCGCAGGCCTCTTCATTGGGACCGGCGCGCAAAATACCTGGACTTCACCCGACGGAGCAACAACGGTCACCCACAGTTCGCCTTTTACCTTCACCGACAACCAAACCGGAACACAAGTCGTCGTTGATAATTTCCAGGCAGGAAACTTTGGAATTCACCTCGAGGATGCGTTCGTCGATCCGACAACTTCGCGCGATATCGTCGGTGATTTTGCATCTTTTGATATTGATCCGAGCAGCCCAGGCATCCAAACCCAAACCGACGACCTCGGTAATCTCATTACCGACGCCAGCCAACCGGGCCCATTAGACGATACGCTCAATGATAGTGCCGGGAACGATCACATCATCTCGGGGGATGGCATGGATGTGATCAACGATTTCCGCGGCGGTAACGACCAGATCGAGACGGGAGCGGGAAATGACATCGTGAACGGCGGCCAGGGAAACGATGCGATTCAAGGTGGAACGGATGCAGACATCCTGGATGGCGGCGCAGGCAATGACCAAATTTATGCCGACAGCAAAATCGATCTCGCCACCGCCATTACTCAGACCGGACGGCTGGCCGACCCTGGCCAAGGGGATTTTCTCACCGGTGGAGCCGGGGATGATGTGCTGGTGGGCGGCAACGCCTCGGACGCGCTCCTTGGCGGCGCAGGTAGCGACATCTTGGTGGGCGGTGCTGGGGACAATTTTCTTGACGGAGACTCGGACTTCGTTGCCGCCGACTTCAACTGGACGCGCACCCGAATTTTCCTGAGCGGCGATTTAACCAATATATTTACTGAAATCAATGACCGCACCGATCCTAATGCCGCCGGAGACGATGTCATTTATGGTGGGGACGGCAACGACGACATTATGGGAGAAAGCGGTAACGACTATCTCTCTGGCGACGCTGGTAACGATGTCATATTCGGTGGCTCAGGGAATGACGTCATTCTGGGTGGAACGGGGGACGATTACCTTCAAGGTGATGGTAATGCTCCTAATTTCCCCGCTTCTCAAGATGCCGACGATTACATCGACGGGGGTGATGGCAACGACATAATCTTAGGCGAAGGCGAAGACGATTTGCTCTTCGGCGGCGCAGGCAATGACGATTTGCAAGGTAACGATGGGAACGACACCCTCGATGGAGGTGGCGGAAATGATACGCTTCTCGGCGGAATGGGGGAGGACACAATCTTCGGCGGCGATGGCAATGATCAGATCGTGGGTGACAATGGAAGCGCAGATTTTTCGGGTGATGCGGATTTGGTTGACGCAGGCGCGGGTGACGATATCGTGGACGGCCAAGGTGGGGATGACACGCTACTGGGTGGTGACGGTAACGACATCCTGATTGGTGGCGACGGTAGTAATGTGCTAGACGGCGGTAACGGGAACGACCAACTTAACGGCGGCGCGGGCGACGACCAGGTTAGTGGCGGCGATGGCAACGATGTTCTTGTGGGCGGCGACGGAAACGACCTGCTCGACGCCGGCGCGGGAACGAATATCTTGCAAGGCGGTGCGGGTGACGACACGTACATTGCCGATTTATCAGATACCATCATTGATAGCGAGGGCAACAATCACATCATCCTCGCCGGATTCAATGACGCCAGCGAGCTTAACGTCACCATATCAACCGATGATCAGGGGCAGAACGAGCTGATTGTTTCGGCGGCGGGTGCGACGGATAGCATACCCGGCATTCCTGGCGGCCTGCACATCAAAGGGGATATATCCGACGTCAATTTCGATTTTCAGTTTGACGACGGCACAGTACTTAATAAGAAGCAGTTTTTCAATACGGCGTTCACCCAGAGCCTTTCGCTTAGCGGCGGCCCGAGCGACGACGTGCTCGAGGGTTTCGGGGGCGACGACACGCTTAACGGCTTCGCGAACGACGATACGCTCGTCGGCGGCGCAGGCGATGACACCCTGGTTGGCGGTGACGGCGGTGACAATCTGCGTGGAGACGTGGGCGATGATACGCTTGCAGGCGGCGCAGGCGGCGACACGTACTTCTTTGCCCGAGGCGACGGACACGACGTCATCGCCGATGCGGGAATGGTTGCAATCAGCATTCCTGATCTTGCCAGCTCCGACACCATTCAATTTGCTCAGGATATTTTTGCGTCGGACGTGGCGTTCACGCGCCGCGCGAACGGTGACTTGATTATAGAATACGGGAGCGGCGACCAGGTTACGGTGCAAGGGCAGTTCAATTACGCCGCCAATCGCATTGAGCGTATTGTCTTCGGAGACGGCAGCGCGGTCACCTCCGATTTTCTGAATACGCTGGCGGTCGCGCCGATTGTGGGCACGAATCTGGATGACACGATGACAGGTACGCCTTCCGACGAGACGCTCATGGGTCTTGGTGGAAATGATGCCTATGCGTTCGGTGCCGGTACGGGGCGAGATTCCTGGGTTGACTCGGGCGCCAACACCATCGCGCTGCAAGTGGGCTTAGGCTTTGCCGATGTCACAACGTCGCAGATTGGGAACGATCTCTTGCTTACCGTCGGCAGCAGCCGAGACGGAGCGCTTATCAAGGACTATTCTCTCGGTAACCAGGAATGGATCCTACGGGATTCAAGCGGTGCTACACAAACGCTCGCCGCGGGCATGGCCGACGAAGCGCAACAAAATTTCGCCGACAACGCGTTCAACCGGGCACGGAACGCCTTGAAGGCGGGCATTGTCTCGTCTTACCTCGCTCAAGGCTACCAGCTAATTGACGCTGACCATCTCGAACAAGATTTGCGCTTCCCGCAGCTGAACGCGTTCTATGGCGGCGGAGAATCGACCACAACTTCGCAGTTCCAATCATACCCCAACGGTGTCATTTCACCTCTCCCCGGCAGCCATTCAGTAACAGTCAATTGGATTACCAGCCCTGTTAGCGGCTCGCACAACACTGCAAACTTGGTCAGTCAGGTCATCGCTTCAGACAGTGCTTTTATCAGCGACAGCGTCTCGGGGACGTCCCGCGTTCAGAGCATCATTCACGGTACAGTCGATGCTTCCTGGCAGCAGCCTTATAACGTGTTCAATCAATATTCAACTATCAATACTAATCAGGCAGTGCATGGGCCGCCGGAGCCGGGTTTACCAGAAGGGCCGGTGATCGGTTTCACTACAGGCACCATAACACAACATAACTTTTCGGCAACCGTAGTAGGACAGGCTGGAGCGTTTCATTCAAACGGAAGTCCGGTGAGCGGGGTATTCCCGGCGCAGGTGCAAGCCACCGTTTTTGCGGTGCAGGAGACCGCGACAATTGGCGAAATTGATGCCAGCGATTCCGCCAGCATTATTTTTGCCGGAGCGACCACGTTGGTCAAAGCGGGCGGCGGAAACGATACGGTCATGGGCGGGTATTTTGCTGACGGCGGCGCTGGAGATGACGTGATTACAGCGGCCAAAACCGCTTATGGCGGCGCAGGCAACGACAAATTGTTCGGGGACGATCTAGTCACCGGCGGGGACACGCTCATTGGAGGCGCTGGATATAACCTCTTGGTGAATGGGCGCGAATTCGGCGTTGATCCTAGTCAATCCAATACCGATCTTATCATTGGAGGCCTGGACACGATCCCTGATGAAGATACTTTCCGCGAGCGCTATTACCCGGCAGTCGGCATAGAAGATTGGCAAGAACGCCACGCATATCCTGGCAAGTTTTACTCCGGCAGTAATGAAATCCCAATATTTAACTCACTTGATCAAGCGGCAGATTATTTCAATGTCGTGCCAAGCAAGGCTGCAGCCTTTGTGCATTTTGTGGAGCCGCTGCCGCCGCTGCCGGTATTGCCTGCAGCCAACGACTTTGCCGTGCTTGCTCCTCTTTATGCTTTAGGGGTTATACAACAGGACCAGCTTAATTTTCCCGAGGGGGTGAAACCGTCGGATCTCAACTTAACGTGGGGACAGGTTACGGCCAATGTAAGCGGAAGCGACGAGGATCGGAAGACCGCCTATACCACACTTGACATCGGCTTTGGCGACCATATAGAGCGGATTCTCATTCCACATGCTGACGACCCAATCGGTTCTACTGTCGAAAACTTCGTTTTTTCTGACGGCACCACGTGGAATCTACAACAACTCATCGCATTGGCGCCTCCTGCGCCAAGCTTTGATCCTCAGATCATTGGCACCGATGGCGACGATAATCTCGTGGGTCCGCGCGGAAGAAATACAGCGCTTGATGGCGGGGCGGGGAATGATACGCTGATAGGCGACACGGGCAACGACACGTTAAGCGGGGGTGATGACGCCGACACTATTTTCGGCGGGGAAGGCGATGACACGCTCAACGGAGGCGCCGGCGACGATATGCTCGATGGAGGAAACGGAGCCGACACCTATGTATATAACAGGGGCGACGGCAACGACACGATTACGGATACAGGAGGCATTGGGGGCGATGCTTTCAATATTTGCTACTATGCTTCAATCGGCATATTCGACGTCGAGTTCCGGCGGAACAATGGCGGACGCTATGTCAACAACAATTTCGATCCCAATATGTCCTTCGCAACGCCTGAGGAAGGTCGGGACTTCGAATTGCAGCAAGAGACTGCAAAATTGGAAAGCGCACAGGAACTGTATCAGTTCTTCCTTGAACACCCTGATAACCTCAATCTTGAGTTTCAAAATCCTGCTCATATGATACTGCAGGACTTCCAGGAATTGATTAGCGAAAAACAACTACTGATTAACGATCTAAACGCCAACTATTTGCAGCGCTTCCTTCTAGTCGAGCCATTGCCGACCGCGCCTGGCGTCAGCGCCACCGACTATGCCGCCCTTGAGCGGTTTGTTTCAAGTGGTGTTATCGAAGCCGACACGATGCAATTTGGAGATGATTTGAGTCCCAACGATGTCAAAGTGCGGCTTGATCCGAGCGGCAGTTTCCTGAATTTCTCTTGGGATCAAAGTGACAGCGTACAAATTACGCTTGCCGGTGACCTCGATTTGATTGGCACCAGCATCGAACGTTATCAGTTCGCAGACGGTACGGAGTGGAACGCTTCGGAAGCAATTCAACACGCTATGCAAGGAACTGCGGGTGATGATGTACTCTTTGGAACCGCAGGCAACGACATTTTGAGCGGTGGCTTGGGGAACGACACCCTATTAGGCGGCGCGGGAAATGACACCTATGTCTTTAACTCAGGCAACGGAGTTGACCACATCCAGGATTCCAGCGGCGACAACACGATTTTATTTGGTGAAGGAATTACGCCGGAATCCATCTCGTTAGGCCTGGGCTCACTGCTATTTCACGTCGGTAATCAGGGCGATGCCATCCACATCGATGATTTTGACCCCAACGATGTCTTTTCCAATCCCTCCATCTCCAACTTTCAGTTTGCTGACGGCACGGTATTGAGCTATAGCGACCTCGTTGCCAAGGGCTTTGATCTTAGCGGCACGGCGGGAGACGACACCATCACCGGCACCAATGTGGATGATCGCATCAATGGTCTGGGCGGCAACGATTTGCTTAACGGCGGCTTGGGGAACAACACCTATATATTCGACCCGGGCTTCGGGAATGATGTCGTGACCAATCCAAGCAATCAGGGCAGCATACAGTTTAGCAACGGCATCGCGCCAAACAACATCAGTGTCAGCCGCGATGGACTGGATTTGCTTTTAACCGACGATAGCGGCAACGAGGTGCGGGTATCAGGCTGGTACCTGGATGCCAATACCTCTCCGCTACAGCAAGCCACTTTCGCTGACGGCACAGTGTGGGATGCGGCAATGCTCGATGACATGGCCTTGCAAAACAGCCAGCGATCCGGCGTGACTCTTACCGGAGGCAACGGCAAAGACGTCTTAGCCGGCGGCGCCGCCAACGATCTGCTGTACGGGGGCAAAGGCAAAGACACCCTTCTGGGCGGTGAGGGCAACGATCTGCTCGACGGCGGGGCTGGAGAGGATGTCCTTAAGGGCGGGAAAGGAAATGACATTCTCGAAGGCGGGAATGGCGACGATATTCTTAAAGATAAATCAGGAAACAACCTGTTCGACGGCGGCAAGGGCGATGACAGCTTGGCGGGCGGCGGTGGCAACGAGCTCTTCATCGGCGGCAAAGGCGATGACAGCATTACTACAGGCCAAGGCGCGGACATCATCGCCTTCAATCGAGGCGACGGAAGCGATACGGTTAATCCGAGCCATTCCGGGGACAACACGCTGTCATTGGGCGGGGGCATTCGCTACCAGGACCTGGCGCTATCCAAGAACAACAATGATCTCATCGTCGAAGTCGGCAAAGGCGAAACAATTACCCTCAGGGACTGGTACGCCTCATTAAAGAACGAAAGCGTGTTGAATCTGCAAGTCATCACCGATGCCATGACGAAATATGATCCGAACTCGACCAATCCTTTGCTTAACACGCGCGTGAATGATTTCGACTTCACCGCGCTGGTGAATCAATTCGACCATGCTCGAAGCACAAATCCGAACCTCGATCACTGGCGCATGATGAATAGCCTGCTTGATGCCCATTTGGCGGGCAGCGATAGTGAAGCACTGGGCGGCGATCTCGCGTATCAATACGGCAAGAACGGCTCGCTTACGGGAATCGGATTAACTGCGGCGCGAGACGTGCTCAATGCGCCGCAGTTTGGGACGCAGCCGCAGACCCCGCGTCCGCTTGACACCTTGAAAGAGGGAACGGTGAAATTAAGTTAA
- a CDS encoding HlyD family type I secretion periplasmic adaptor subunit, with amino-acid sequence MQVLQRITKLQADALDFAPAILRAQQQPPSPLPRLVLYTVLVLFAVMLLWAIFGRLDIIAVAQGKLVPQSFLKIVQPADSGIVKELLVKEGDEVRGGQVLIRMDTSISEADIKTLQSELALKSLQLRRIEAELSGAPLRKESKDSPALFAKVDAQYYERRQAYLDELQQEQAALRKAKEDLASAIEIQDKLTQTLPAYRQQEEAYAKLAKDGYATKLMAVEKSRDRIEKEQDLRAQNYNVASLKASIAQSEKKIAQITSTYRSQLQNEQVEAQGHYEKLQQDWEKESHKRALLELRAPQDGIVKDLATHTVGSVVSPGTVLLTLVPRNDPMQAEVWVTNLDAGFVRPRQPVKLKLTAYPFQQYGMLDGEVLQVSPDASEVPAKSDKNNPGGENPVQSGFRTIVSLKAPYLERDGAKYHLNPGMQVSAEINLGSRTVLEYLLSPIQKTMHEAGRER; translated from the coding sequence ATGCAGGTGCTGCAGCGAATAACCAAGCTTCAAGCAGATGCGCTGGATTTTGCGCCGGCCATTCTGCGCGCGCAGCAACAGCCGCCTTCGCCTTTGCCCAGGCTGGTGCTTTATACCGTTCTGGTTTTGTTTGCAGTGATGCTGCTGTGGGCGATTTTCGGGCGACTCGATATTATTGCCGTGGCCCAGGGAAAACTCGTGCCGCAAAGCTTTCTCAAAATCGTTCAGCCCGCCGATTCTGGAATCGTGAAGGAACTCTTGGTAAAGGAAGGCGATGAAGTCCGCGGAGGGCAAGTACTGATTCGCATGGACACCAGCATTTCCGAAGCGGATATTAAAACGCTGCAAAGCGAACTCGCGCTGAAGAGTCTTCAACTACGGCGTATTGAAGCTGAGCTTTCGGGCGCTCCGCTCAGGAAAGAAAGCAAGGATTCGCCGGCGCTGTTCGCAAAGGTGGACGCACAGTACTACGAGCGCCGACAGGCTTATCTGGACGAATTGCAGCAGGAGCAGGCTGCATTGCGCAAGGCCAAGGAAGACTTGGCAAGCGCCATTGAAATTCAGGACAAGTTAACTCAGACGCTGCCCGCATATCGTCAGCAGGAAGAGGCTTATGCGAAGCTCGCCAAAGACGGCTACGCCACCAAGCTCATGGCGGTTGAGAAAAGCCGTGACCGCATCGAAAAAGAGCAGGACCTGCGCGCGCAGAATTACAACGTGGCGAGCTTGAAAGCGAGCATTGCGCAATCGGAAAAAAAGATCGCGCAGATTACTTCCACTTATCGCAGCCAGTTGCAGAATGAGCAAGTAGAAGCGCAGGGTCACTACGAGAAACTGCAGCAGGATTGGGAAAAGGAATCACACAAGCGTGCGCTGCTGGAGCTTCGAGCGCCGCAAGACGGCATCGTCAAAGATCTCGCTACGCATACGGTTGGCAGCGTGGTTTCTCCCGGTACTGTGTTGCTCACATTGGTCCCGCGCAACGACCCGATGCAGGCGGAAGTTTGGGTCACCAATTTGGACGCGGGCTTCGTGCGGCCCAGGCAGCCGGTGAAACTGAAGTTGACCGCTTATCCGTTCCAGCAGTACGGCATGCTGGATGGCGAGGTATTGCAGGTCAGCCCCGATGCAAGCGAGGTGCCGGCGAAATCCGACAAGAACAATCCAGGCGGCGAGAACCCGGTGCAGAGCGGCTTTCGAACAATTGTGTCTCTGAAAGCGCCGTACCTCGAGCGCGATGGCGCGAAATATCATTTGAACCCGGGCATGCAGGTTTCCGCCGAAATCAATCTCGGCAGCCGCACGGTTTTAGAGTATTTGCTTTCGCCTATTCAGAAGACCATGCACGAAGCAGGGCGCGAACGCTGA
- a CDS encoding CDP-alcohol phosphatidyltransferase family protein yields MSDNADRRPLKTRQRAWARRLARFFVQQGVTPNQMSLASVGLALLGAGAYWGSNTERPVLRLILLLLAALCIQLRLLSNMLDGLMAVEEGKKTPTGGIYNELPDRMADVIFLVAAGYAAGWPELGWIASLLAVLTAYVRALGASFGFKQDFCGPMAKPHRMFTLTVGSVLSAFLPSLPILAITVGVIILGSALTIMRRTFHLNRNLSGHHDN; encoded by the coding sequence ATGAGTGACAATGCAGACCGTCGCCCACTTAAAACCCGGCAACGGGCTTGGGCACGTAGACTCGCGCGATTCTTTGTTCAACAGGGGGTCACTCCCAACCAGATGTCATTAGCGAGCGTGGGTCTGGCATTGTTAGGAGCGGGAGCATACTGGGGCTCAAATACCGAGAGACCAGTTTTACGATTGATTTTGCTGCTTTTGGCCGCTCTGTGTATTCAGTTACGTCTTCTCTCCAACATGCTCGACGGCTTGATGGCAGTAGAAGAAGGCAAAAAAACGCCGACCGGCGGAATTTACAACGAATTGCCCGACCGGATGGCTGATGTCATATTTCTCGTGGCCGCCGGTTATGCTGCAGGATGGCCAGAGTTGGGTTGGATAGCTTCTTTGTTGGCCGTGCTGACCGCTTATGTGAGAGCACTTGGCGCCTCGTTCGGATTTAAACAGGACTTCTGCGGTCCGATGGCCAAACCGCACCGAATGTTCACGTTGACGGTGGGAAGCGTTTTGTCCGCATTCCTACCCAGTCTGCCCATACTCGCCATAACCGTGGGCGTAATCATACTGGGCAGCGCCTTAACTATAATGCGTCGTACATTCCACCTAAATCGTAATCTTTCCGGCCACCATGATAATTGA